A single Chloracidobacterium sp. DNA region contains:
- a CDS encoding DEAD/DEAH box helicase, translating into MSKSVPIPSISVTYAQDGRSTSSNSLGMRPMQERAYQKRGEQYLLIKSPPASGKSRALMFIALDKLANQKLKQAIIVVPERSIGASFQNEPLTEFGFWADWKVEPRWNLCDAPGADTNGKVDAVKKFLESDDKTLVCTHATFRFAMDKFGAESFDDRLIAVDEFHHISANPGNKLGEHVRELMSRDKTHIVAMTGSYFRGDAEAVLHPDDESRFDTVTYTYYEQLNGYQYLKTLDLGYFFYTGSYTDEILHVLNPQDKTILHIPNVNSKESTKDKIREVEHIIEELGEWQGTDPKTGFQLVKTVDGTVLKIADLVDDDPAKRDRVMAALKDPAEKNNRNHVDIIIALGMAKEGFDWIWCEHALTVGYRSSLTEIVQIIGRATRDAPGKTRTRFTNLIAEPDATELAVTEAVNDTLKAIAASLLMEQVLSPRFEFKPKYPNSQATPGLDYGSEGYDPNKCNVGVDAERGLIQLEIKGLAEPKSPEAERICTQDLNELITAFVQDKRTIESGLFDGELVPQELTQVRMGKIVKEKFPNLDEEDSEAVRQHAIAALNIVQKAKETLVGGGGSDSQNTSLIDGVRRYAMSVTELDIDLIDSINPFGEAYAILSKSMTEERLKQVSDVIMRKQTKLTPEEARELAVRAVKFKKERGRLPSSTAQDAWERRMAEGAAAFVVFKDEGRYE; encoded by the coding sequence ATGAGTAAATCAGTTCCCATTCCGTCAATTTCCGTCACATACGCGCAAGACGGCAGATCCACGAGTTCAAATTCACTCGGAATGCGTCCGATGCAGGAGCGTGCGTATCAAAAACGCGGCGAGCAATATCTGCTAATCAAATCGCCTCCGGCCTCGGGCAAGAGCCGGGCATTGATGTTTATCGCATTAGATAAGCTGGCGAACCAAAAGCTCAAGCAAGCGATCATCGTGGTGCCGGAACGATCCATCGGAGCGAGCTTTCAGAATGAGCCACTGACCGAGTTTGGCTTTTGGGCCGACTGGAAGGTCGAACCGAGATGGAACCTGTGTGATGCTCCCGGTGCCGACACCAACGGCAAGGTGGACGCGGTGAAGAAGTTTCTGGAAAGCGACGATAAGACGCTGGTTTGTACCCATGCGACGTTCCGCTTCGCAATGGATAAGTTCGGAGCGGAATCATTCGACGATCGTCTGATAGCCGTGGATGAGTTTCATCATATTTCAGCGAACCCCGGCAACAAGCTCGGTGAGCACGTTCGAGAGCTGATGTCCCGCGACAAAACTCATATTGTAGCCATGACCGGCTCATATTTTCGCGGTGATGCAGAAGCGGTTTTGCACCCTGACGATGAGTCGCGCTTCGACACTGTAACTTACACATACTACGAACAGCTCAACGGCTATCAATATCTAAAGACGCTCGACCTCGGTTATTTTTTCTATACCGGCTCTTATACTGACGAGATTCTGCATGTACTGAATCCGCAGGACAAGACGATCCTGCACATACCGAACGTCAATTCCAAGGAAAGCACAAAAGACAAGATTCGCGAGGTCGAGCACATCATCGAGGAACTCGGCGAATGGCAGGGTACCGATCCGAAAACCGGTTTTCAGCTCGTTAAAACCGTTGATGGCACCGTCCTAAAGATAGCCGATCTGGTCGATGACGACCCGGCTAAGCGCGACCGGGTAATGGCGGCATTGAAAGACCCTGCGGAAAAGAACAACCGAAACCACGTCGATATCATAATTGCTCTAGGCATGGCCAAGGAGGGATTTGACTGGATCTGGTGCGAGCATGCGCTGACCGTTGGTTACCGTTCGAGTCTTACGGAGATCGTCCAAATCATCGGTAGGGCGACCAGAGATGCGCCGGGGAAAACTCGCACTCGCTTCACGAACCTAATTGCAGAACCGGATGCTACTGAGCTTGCGGTTACAGAGGCAGTTAACGACACTCTTAAGGCAATCGCCGCAAGCTTGCTGATGGAGCAAGTGCTGAGCCCACGTTTCGAGTTCAAACCAAAGTATCCAAACAGTCAAGCTACGCCAGGCCTTGATTATGGTTCGGAAGGGTATGATCCAAACAAGTGCAACGTTGGAGTCGATGCTGAAAGAGGGCTAATCCAACTGGAGATCAAAGGGCTGGCAGAACCGAAAAGTCCGGAGGCCGAGCGGATATGCACACAGGACTTGAACGAGTTGATCACCGCCTTCGTTCAGGACAAACGAACGATAGAGAGCGGACTGTTTGATGGCGAACTCGTTCCCCAAGAATTGACGCAAGTTCGCATGGGGAAAATCGTAAAGGAGAAATTTCCCAATCTGGACGAGGAAGATTCCGAGGCAGTCCGCCAACATGCCATCGCCGCTCTGAATATCGTGCAGAAGGCAAAGGAAACTCTAGTCGGCGGAGGTGGATCGGACTCACAGAACACTTCGTTAATTGACGGCGTACGACGGTATGCAATGTCGGTAACGGAGCTGGATATTGATCTGATCGACAGCATCAATCCGTTCGGTGAGGCTTACGCAATTCTTTCCAAGTCGATGACCGAAGAGCGTCTGAAACAGGTGTCTGACGTTATCATGAGAAAGCAGACAAAACTTACGCCGGAAGAAGCTCGGGAGCTCGCGGTGAGAGCCGTGAAGTTTAAGAAGGAACGCGGCCGGCTTCCGTCATCCACCGCCCAAGATGCCTGGGAAAGACGTATGGCGGAAGGTGCGGCTGCATTCGTCGTATTTAAGGATGAAGGCCGCTATGAGTGA
- a CDS encoding class I SAM-dependent DNA methyltransferase, producing the protein MNAVEIEEAVSMLAEQPFDAESFPFAFLEAFGNKETTIKRLKSGTTNQSDLPGGILQRNNIHIQVCAEGAVTATLHALRESHATTKQKVKFILATDGKTFEAENLADGETVACEYATFSDHFGFFLALAGITTVKQIRENAFDIKATGRLNRLYIELLKENPDWGTVERREDLNHFMARLIFCFFAEDTSIFNGEGLFTATIEQMSERDSSNTHEVLSELFRSMNTRVPERVAENIRSWANTFPYVNGGLFSGSSDVPRFSRIARSYLLHVGSLDWTKINPDIFGSMIQAVADDEERGALGMHYTSVPNILKVLNPLFLDDLRTQLEEAGDSARKLLNLRQRIARIRVFDPACGSGNFLVIAYKQMREIEAEINKRRGEAERPTDIPINNFRGIELRNFPAEIARLALIIAEYQSDVLYRGQKLALAEFLPLDAANWIVCGNALRLDWLSVCPPTGTGVKIYADDLFSTPLDQPEIDFENEGGETYICGNPPYLGSREQKNDQKADLQSLFDKRIQNWKSLDYVAGWFLKAADYGTRTQCTAAFVSTNSICQGLQVPILWPELFAKGYRIAFAHTSFRWTNLASHNAGVTVAIVGITTQPSNPRRLYSIDDAGHTIELQCSHINAYLAAGESAIVDKVSQPLGALSEMTFGNTPIDGGNLLLSRDDLDSLHLTSAQRDRFVRRIYGSAEFIRGLERYCLWIEDEHLAEAKNIVPIAQRIRNVRTLRLDGGKTARDIADRSHRFQRMFFGKNSTLVVPGVSSESREYLPVGLLDNRATVTNLAFALYDAPLWNMAIIASKLHLVWIGTVCGKMKTDYRYSNTLGWNTFPVPDLTEQNKADLTRSAEKILLARESHFPKTIADLYDSETMPANLREAHEHNDETLERIYIGRRFKNDTERLEKLFELYTQMTAKKTAATKQR; encoded by the coding sequence ATGAATGCTGTCGAAATCGAAGAAGCCGTTTCTATGCTCGCTGAGCAGCCCTTCGATGCCGAGAGTTTTCCGTTCGCGTTCCTTGAGGCTTTTGGGAATAAGGAGACGACGATCAAGCGGCTGAAGAGCGGAACTACTAACCAGTCCGACCTCCCTGGCGGAATACTCCAACGCAATAACATTCATATTCAGGTCTGTGCTGAAGGAGCAGTGACGGCCACACTTCACGCTCTGAGGGAAAGTCACGCAACGACTAAGCAGAAGGTCAAGTTTATCCTCGCCACGGACGGGAAAACCTTTGAGGCCGAAAATCTGGCCGATGGCGAAACGGTCGCTTGCGAATACGCGACCTTCTCCGACCACTTTGGTTTCTTCCTTGCACTTGCCGGCATTACGACGGTCAAGCAAATCCGTGAAAATGCGTTCGATATCAAGGCGACTGGTCGATTGAATCGACTGTATATCGAATTGCTCAAGGAAAACCCCGACTGGGGTACGGTCGAGCGCCGCGAGGACTTAAACCACTTCATGGCTCGGCTGATCTTTTGCTTTTTCGCGGAGGACACCAGCATATTCAATGGTGAGGGATTGTTCACCGCGACTATCGAGCAAATGAGCGAGCGGGATTCTTCGAACACTCATGAGGTGCTCTCCGAACTGTTCCGTTCGATGAACACAAGGGTTCCAGAACGTGTGGCGGAGAATATCCGGAGTTGGGCGAACACCTTTCCATACGTGAACGGCGGTCTTTTCTCGGGCAGCTCAGACGTACCTCGCTTTAGTCGCATCGCTCGTTCATATTTGCTGCATGTCGGTAGTCTCGATTGGACGAAGATCAACCCGGATATTTTTGGGTCGATGATCCAGGCCGTGGCGGATGATGAGGAACGCGGTGCACTTGGCATGCATTACACGAGCGTGCCAAACATCCTCAAGGTGCTCAATCCCCTCTTCCTCGATGACCTGCGAACTCAGCTTGAGGAAGCAGGTGACAGTGCCCGCAAGCTCCTGAATCTGCGCCAACGTATCGCACGAATTCGCGTTTTCGACCCGGCTTGCGGGTCGGGTAATTTTCTGGTCATCGCCTACAAGCAGATGCGGGAGATCGAAGCAGAGATCAACAAACGGCGAGGCGAGGCAGAACGTCCCACCGACATCCCGATCAACAACTTTCGCGGCATAGAGCTTCGCAATTTTCCGGCCGAGATCGCCCGCCTTGCCCTCATCATCGCCGAGTATCAGTCGGACGTACTTTATCGTGGTCAAAAGCTCGCCCTCGCCGAGTTTCTACCACTCGATGCCGCCAACTGGATCGTTTGCGGCAATGCGTTGCGGCTTGATTGGTTGAGCGTCTGTCCGCCAACAGGAACAGGCGTTAAGATTTACGCCGATGACCTCTTTAGCACGCCACTGGATCAGCCCGAGATTGATTTCGAAAACGAGGGCGGGGAAACGTATATTTGCGGGAATCCACCCTATCTTGGTTCACGGGAGCAGAAGAACGATCAAAAGGCAGATTTGCAATCTCTGTTCGATAAGCGGATTCAGAATTGGAAGTCACTCGACTATGTCGCCGGATGGTTCCTGAAGGCCGCTGATTACGGCACTAGGACACAGTGTACGGCTGCGTTTGTGTCCACGAATTCCATATGCCAAGGCTTGCAAGTACCAATTCTGTGGCCAGAACTTTTTGCAAAAGGCTACCGAATCGCTTTTGCCCATACGTCTTTTCGTTGGACCAATCTTGCCAGCCACAACGCAGGTGTGACCGTAGCGATTGTGGGTATCACCACTCAGCCAAGCAATCCGAGGCGTTTGTATTCAATAGACGATGCAGGACACACCATTGAGCTCCAGTGCTCGCATATCAATGCGTATTTAGCAGCAGGCGAGAGTGCAATTGTGGACAAGGTCAGCCAGCCCTTGGGAGCACTAAGTGAAATGACTTTTGGAAACACGCCAATAGATGGTGGTAATCTGCTTCTTTCGCGAGACGACCTCGATTCGCTGCATCTCACGAGCGCGCAGCGAGATCGATTTGTGCGTCGGATTTACGGTTCTGCGGAGTTTATTCGCGGTCTTGAACGTTATTGCCTATGGATAGAAGATGAACATTTGGCCGAAGCAAAGAATATTGTTCCTATCGCTCAGCGTATTCGTAACGTGCGCACCTTGCGGCTTGATGGTGGTAAAACTGCACGAGACATTGCCGACAGGTCGCACCGTTTCCAACGGATGTTCTTTGGCAAGAATTCAACCCTAGTCGTCCCTGGCGTCTCCTCCGAAAGCCGGGAATATCTCCCTGTTGGACTTCTCGATAATAGAGCGACTGTCACGAATCTCGCCTTCGCCCTTTACGATGCTCCGCTTTGGAATATGGCAATCATTGCCTCCAAGCTTCACCTCGTTTGGATCGGCACCGTTTGCGGTAAAATGAAAACAGACTACCGCTACTCCAACACCCTCGGCTGGAATACGTTTCCGGTTCCCGATCTCACTGAACAAAACAAAGCCGATCTAACGCGAAGTGCGGAGAAGATCCTGCTCGCTCGAGAATCTCACTTTCCGAAAACGATCGCCGACCTTTACGATTCGGAGACAATGCCCGCGAATCTTCGCGAAGCTCATGAGCATAACGACGAAACACTGGAGCGTATCTACATCGGCCGCCGGTTCAAGAACGACACCGAACGGCTGGAAAAACTCTTCGAACTTTATACGCAGATGACGGCAAAGAAAACGGCCGCAACGAAACAAAGGTAA
- a CDS encoding single-stranded DNA-binding protein, with product MSANISIIGNLGKTPETKITDNGTLVASFSMASNSFRNSEQGRVEKTDWFRVTAFGKQAETLARYVRKGSRLYVQGRLTFNPWVDQNESPQAGAEIVLQEFQFLSGRRDEEGDGVAMQPAQTAPVELQQAAAY from the coding sequence ATGTCAGCAAATATTTCGATCATCGGCAATCTCGGCAAGACACCGGAAACTAAGATCACGGACAACGGCACCCTCGTAGCGAGCTTTTCAATGGCCTCGAACTCGTTCAGGAACAGCGAGCAAGGACGCGTGGAGAAGACCGACTGGTTCCGCGTGACGGCATTCGGCAAGCAGGCGGAGACACTTGCACGTTACGTGCGAAAAGGCAGCCGTTTGTATGTACAGGGACGCCTGACCTTCAACCCGTGGGTAGATCAGAACGAATCGCCGCAGGCGGGTGCGGAGATCGTACTGCAGGAGTTCCAGTTCCTGTCGGGCCGCCGCGATGAGGAGGGAGACGGAGTTGCAATGCAGCCGGCACAGACAGCACCGGTCGAACTTCAGCAGGCCGCCGCTTACTGA
- a CDS encoding single-stranded DNA-binding protein, translating into MSANISILGNTGRDVSLRYTEKGTPVASFPIASNSFKNSPEGRVQVTHWFNVVAFGKTAETLAEHVKKGTSLLVHGRLSFSPWSTDKGEPRSGAEVSLFSFEFVGSNRANDQDESASSGSSDEPDIPEYTGSPAPETPVEEPFVDQF; encoded by the coding sequence ATGTCAGCAAATATCTCGATACTCGGAAACACAGGCCGCGATGTGAGCCTGCGATATACAGAAAAGGGCACACCGGTCGCGAGCTTTCCAATCGCGTCGAACTCTTTCAAGAACAGTCCCGAAGGTCGTGTTCAAGTCACACATTGGTTCAACGTGGTCGCATTCGGAAAGACGGCTGAGACGCTCGCCGAGCACGTAAAGAAGGGCACGTCTCTGCTTGTTCACGGCAGGCTCTCCTTCAGCCCCTGGAGTACGGATAAGGGAGAACCCAGATCCGGCGCCGAGGTGTCGTTGTTCTCGTTTGAGTTCGTCGGTTCGAACCGTGCGAACGATCAGGATGAATCTGCATCGAGTGGCAGCAGCGACGAGCCTGATATCCCGGAATACACAGGCTCGCCTGCGCCTGAGACGCCTGTCGAAGAGCCGTTCGTCGATCAATTCTGA